A genomic segment from bacterium encodes:
- a CDS encoding exonuclease SbcCD subunit D translates to MSTREIKIVHSSDWHLGFYPGARDKSGVPVRTLFVLKAAESLVDFVRKNEVDVVLLSGDILNRGNPSPTIQNALAGVLKSLVDSGAKVVYLIGNHEIPGWGDHPVKIYDTLGVPGIIVADKFGIFSLEVKGLPLDIAAIPYSAIIKSDFSSLLEEACSSVEPKHPSILMAHIFVLGARLSGSDLNLLPDEPHAFPDVFRDTPFSYIALGHLHRHQKLISNPPTVYAGSLSRVSFSEANETKGFVFVRLTEENSFWRARWNFVELESPSFITVSVNIADTANPTEYILERLGQMRLKDAIVRIAITRAASDPKPDIPFIKRTVLKRGALECKVSVNTKYSGLTAEKSLSKAPRKAMGTLDIISEYISSVRKEHLAKKEDILKCAKEIIDELRGSRN, encoded by the coding sequence GTACCTGTAAGAACCCTTTTCGTATTGAAAGCAGCCGAATCGCTCGTTGACTTTGTCCGCAAAAATGAGGTCGATGTCGTGCTTTTAAGCGGGGACATTCTTAACCGCGGCAATCCATCACCTACCATTCAGAATGCGCTTGCGGGCGTATTGAAATCGTTGGTAGACAGCGGAGCTAAGGTCGTCTATTTGATCGGTAATCACGAAATACCTGGCTGGGGTGACCATCCGGTTAAAATATACGACACGCTCGGTGTTCCGGGAATAATTGTTGCGGATAAGTTTGGCATTTTTTCGCTTGAGGTAAAAGGTTTGCCCCTTGACATTGCTGCGATTCCCTATAGCGCTATTATCAAGAGTGATTTTTCTTCCTTACTTGAGGAAGCTTGCTCGTCGGTTGAGCCGAAACATCCTTCAATACTTATGGCGCACATTTTTGTTCTGGGTGCCAGACTTTCAGGCAGCGACCTTAACCTTCTTCCTGACGAGCCTCACGCTTTTCCCGATGTATTTCGAGACACGCCTTTTTCCTACATCGCCTTGGGACATCTCCACAGGCATCAGAAGCTCATATCCAACCCGCCGACTGTTTATGCTGGAAGCCTTAGCAGGGTTAGTTTCAGCGAAGCCAATGAAACAAAAGGTTTTGTGTTCGTTAGGTTGACCGAAGAGAATTCTTTTTGGCGTGCAAGATGGAATTTCGTCGAGCTCGAATCGCCAAGTTTTATCACCGTAAGTGTAAATATTGCTGATACTGCCAACCCGACCGAATACATTTTGGAGAGGCTTGGACAAATGAGACTTAAGGACGCTATCGTAAGGATAGCGATAACGAGGGCTGCCTCCGACCCGAAGCCAGATATTCCATTTATAAAGCGCACAGTGCTTAAAAGAGGAGCTTTGGAATGTAAGGTAAGCGTGAACACAAAGTATTCTGGTTTAACTGCGGAGAAATCTCTAAGTAAAGCACCGAGAAAGGCAATGGGAACATTGGATATTATATCTGAATACATCTCATCTGTGCGCAAGGAGCACCTTGCTAAAAAAGAGGATATTTTGAAATGTGCCAAAGAGATTATTGATGAATTGAGAGGCTCGCGAAATTAG